The proteins below are encoded in one region of Limnohabitans sp. 63ED37-2:
- a CDS encoding TRAP transporter large permease: protein MTVLVFIVSLLAAMALGMPLAFSLIVSGVALMLHLDNFDTQIVSQNLINGADNFPLMAVPFFMLAGELMNAGGMSRRIVNSAMVWVGHFRGGLGYVAVFAAIVMASLSGSAVADTAALAAVLLPMMRKAGYRMDRSAGLIAAGGIIAPVIPPSIGFILFGVIGGVSISKLFMAGIFPGLMMGFALIVTWWIVARKDKVEVAEKVPFKERISVTINAFWSYLLAITIIGGMKMGVFTPTEAAVVAVVYSLFVGLFIYREIKVKDLYRIILAAAKTSSVVMFLVAAALVSAWLITVANIPAQIVEILRPFIDNKTLLMVMLMLLVMIVGTALDFAPTVLILTPVLMPLVREAGIDPVYFGVLFIMNNAIGLLTPPVGTVLNVVCGVGRIPMHDVIRGVMPFLISQVVVMGSLIAFPSLVMVPLKWLLMR from the coding sequence ATGACCGTGCTTGTTTTTATCGTGTCTCTGCTCGCTGCCATGGCGCTGGGCATGCCGCTGGCCTTCTCCCTGATTGTCTCGGGTGTGGCCCTGATGCTGCACTTGGACAACTTCGACACCCAAATCGTGTCGCAAAACCTGATCAACGGTGCCGACAACTTTCCGCTCATGGCCGTGCCCTTTTTCATGTTGGCCGGTGAGCTGATGAACGCGGGCGGTATGAGCCGGCGCATCGTCAACTCGGCCATGGTTTGGGTGGGTCACTTTCGTGGCGGCCTGGGTTATGTGGCGGTGTTTGCGGCCATCGTCATGGCCAGCCTGTCGGGCTCGGCCGTAGCCGACACGGCCGCGCTGGCCGCCGTCTTGCTGCCCATGATGCGCAAAGCCGGTTACCGCATGGACCGCTCGGCGGGCCTGATTGCTGCGGGCGGCATCATCGCGCCCGTGATTCCACCCTCGATTGGGTTCATCTTGTTTGGCGTGATCGGCGGCGTGTCGATCTCCAAACTCTTCATGGCCGGCATCTTTCCAGGGCTCATGATGGGTTTTGCCCTGATCGTGACGTGGTGGATCGTGGCCCGCAAGGACAAGGTGGAGGTGGCCGAGAAAGTGCCGTTCAAAGAACGCATCTCGGTGACCATCAATGCGTTTTGGTCTTACCTGCTGGCCATCACCATCATCGGCGGCATGAAGATGGGCGTCTTCACACCCACCGAGGCGGCGGTGGTAGCGGTGGTCTACTCCTTGTTTGTGGGCCTGTTCATCTACCGCGAAATCAAGGTCAAGGATCTGTACCGCATCATTTTGGCAGCCGCAAAAACTTCTTCGGTCGTCATGTTTTTGGTAGCGGCCGCGCTGGTGTCGGCCTGGCTGATCACCGTGGCCAACATTCCGGCGCAGATTGTCGAAATTTTGCGGCCCTTCATCGACAACAAAACCCTGCTCATGGTCATGCTGATGCTGCTGGTCATGATTGTGGGCACCGCGCTCGACTTCGCACCCACAGTGCTGATCCTCACGCCCGTGCTCATGCCCTTGGTGCGCGAAGCGGGCATTGATCCGGTCTATTTTGGTGTCTTGTTCATCATGAACAACGCCATCGGTTTGTTGACTCCGCCCGTAGGCACGGTGCTCAACGTGGTCTGCGGCGTGGGCCGCATTCCCATGCACGATGTCATACGGGGTGTCATGCCTTTCCTGATATCCCAGGTGGTGGTGATGGGTTCGCTGATCGCCTTCCCGAGCCTGGTGATGGTTCCACTTAAATGGTTACTCATGCGATGA
- a CDS encoding TRAP transporter small permease yields MKKINDLFFKLAEFTLVIMLSAMVIMVFGNVVLRYGFNDGIISSEELSRFLFIWITFLGAIVTMRENGHLGLDSIVRKLSLRGKKMAFALSNVLMLGCCALMFYGTLKQHGINASTRSAVTEIPMSWVYGVGYITSVAMGLMIMGKLVQLAKGNFNESDLIQVQDSEEVVTAHTQEAAK; encoded by the coding sequence ATGAAAAAAATCAACGACCTTTTCTTCAAGCTGGCGGAATTCACGCTGGTCATCATGTTGTCGGCCATGGTCATCATGGTGTTTGGCAATGTGGTACTGCGTTACGGCTTCAACGACGGCATCATCAGCTCGGAAGAGTTGTCGCGGTTTTTGTTCATCTGGATCACCTTTTTGGGGGCCATTGTCACCATGCGTGAAAACGGCCACCTGGGGCTGGACTCCATCGTGCGCAAGCTCAGTCTTCGTGGGAAAAAAATGGCGTTTGCCCTGTCCAATGTGCTGATGCTCGGTTGCTGCGCACTGATGTTCTACGGCACGCTGAAACAACACGGCATCAACGCCAGCACACGCTCGGCCGTGACCGAAATCCCCATGAGCTGGGTGTATGGCGTGGGCTACATCACCAGCGTAGCCATGGGCCTGATGATCATGGGCAAGCTGGTGCAGCTGGCCAAAGGCAACTTCAATGAATCCGATTTGATCCAGGTGCAAGACTCCGAAGAGGTCGTGACCGCCCACACCCAAGAGGCCGCCAAATGA
- a CDS encoding TRAP transporter substrate-binding protein translates to MKLSRILLACLVAAVGSSAYAAKFNLKMGHAVNATDGQHAAAMKLAELVKQRTNGDVEITVFPANQLGNDAAMINGTRGGTIDIVSSGASNFNGIVPNTAAMELPFVFRSAQHAYNVLDGAVGTGVLNELSPHGLKGLAYWENGWRAFTNNKRPVNKPDDLKGLKIRSTPNPYHIQAFRLLGMNPSPMPIAELYTALETGTFDAQEHPINVTWSSKFYEVQKHLTVSNHVYSPLVVAMNKAKFDSLPANYQKVIVDSAREAATFQRSLNASNAGKVISELKKSGMQVIENVDMAPFQKIVSAEIAKTFGEKNGPALLKAIEDTK, encoded by the coding sequence ATGAAACTTTCCCGCATCCTTCTCGCCTGCCTCGTGGCCGCCGTCGGCTCCAGCGCTTACGCCGCCAAGTTCAACTTGAAAATGGGCCATGCCGTCAACGCCACCGACGGCCAGCACGCCGCCGCCATGAAGCTGGCCGAGTTGGTCAAGCAACGCACCAACGGCGATGTGGAAATCACCGTTTTCCCGGCCAACCAGCTGGGCAATGACGCGGCCATGATCAACGGCACACGCGGCGGCACGATCGACATCGTGTCGAGCGGCGCCTCCAACTTCAACGGCATCGTGCCCAACACAGCCGCCATGGAATTGCCCTTTGTGTTCCGCAGCGCACAACACGCCTACAACGTGCTCGATGGTGCGGTGGGCACAGGCGTGCTCAACGAATTGTCCCCGCACGGCTTGAAGGGCCTGGCTTACTGGGAAAACGGCTGGCGCGCCTTCACCAACAACAAGCGCCCCGTCAACAAGCCCGACGACTTGAAGGGTCTGAAGATCCGCTCCACACCCAACCCGTACCACATCCAGGCGTTCAGACTGCTGGGCATGAACCCCTCGCCCATGCCGATTGCCGAGCTGTACACCGCTCTGGAAACGGGCACCTTTGACGCGCAAGAGCACCCGATCAACGTGACCTGGTCGTCCAAGTTCTACGAGGTGCAAAAACACCTGACGGTGAGCAACCACGTTTACTCGCCTCTGGTCGTGGCCATGAACAAAGCCAAGTTCGACAGCTTGCCTGCCAACTACCAAAAAGTGATCGTCGACTCGGCACGCGAAGCGGCCACCTTCCAACGCAGCTTGAACGCGTCCAACGCGGGCAAGGTGATTTCCGAGCTGAAAAAGTCCGGCATGCAAGTGATCGAGAACGTGGACATGGCCCCCTTCCAGAAGATCGTGTCGGCTGAAATTGCCAAGACTTTTGGCGAGAAAAACGGCCCCGCGCTGCTCAAGGCCATCGAAGACACCAAGTGA